A stretch of Pseudomonas sp. 7SR1 DNA encodes these proteins:
- a CDS encoding DUF1244 domain-containing protein produces the protein MNDQQRLELEAAAFRRLVAHLDSRKDVQNIDLMNLAGFCRNCLSKWYKAAADERQIEVSLDEARETVYGMPYAEWKAQYQKEASAEQQAAFAKGKPDA, from the coding sequence ATGAACGATCAACAACGCCTCGAACTCGAAGCCGCCGCTTTCCGTCGGCTGGTTGCCCACCTGGACAGCCGCAAGGACGTGCAGAACATCGACCTGATGAACCTTGCCGGCTTCTGCCGCAACTGCCTCTCCAAGTGGTACAAGGCCGCCGCCGATGAACGCCAGATCGAGGTGAGCCTCGACGAGGCCCGTGAAACGGTCTACGGCATGCCCTATGCCGAATGGAAAGCCCAATACCAGAAAGAAGCCAGCGCCGAACAGCAAGCGGCGTTCGCCAAAGGAAAACCCGATGCCTGA
- a CDS encoding MerR family transcriptional regulator, producing MSVITDDKFVFQASGAMEREDLFPIREVSRLTGVNPVTLRAWERRYGLIQPTRTDSGHRLYSLGDIEKVRSILAWIERGVAVSKVSKILARTDSVKSVSPLIPSSRVRSDYAQWQQQVADAIGDFDDMGLDRIYGQIFSSYAVPIVFQNILMPLWRQLLQRQQEFGQTSEWLFYDGFLRSRVAQRLLLKRDSPSRRLLVTAIAGQCRELELLVTALFLSKADVGIRLLTVGQPFDELTLVCQKVKPVALVLMSNHAPGAELPKRLNKLAMSLDCPLMLAGDASDLMQDCLAGSSIGCLGNEGTVMSQRLRQLLAGSLDT from the coding sequence ATGAGCGTAATCACCGACGATAAGTTCGTATTCCAGGCATCAGGCGCCATGGAACGGGAAGATCTGTTTCCCATTCGCGAAGTATCCCGCCTCACCGGCGTGAACCCAGTGACGCTGCGCGCCTGGGAACGCCGCTACGGTCTGATCCAGCCCACGCGCACTGACAGCGGTCATCGCTTGTACTCCCTGGGGGATATCGAGAAGGTCCGCAGCATCCTGGCCTGGATCGAACGGGGGGTGGCGGTCAGCAAGGTGAGCAAGATCCTGGCCAGAACCGATTCGGTGAAATCGGTTTCCCCGTTGATTCCATCCAGTCGGGTCAGGAGCGACTACGCCCAATGGCAACAGCAAGTGGCCGATGCAATCGGCGACTTTGACGACATGGGGCTGGACCGCATCTATGGGCAGATATTTTCCAGCTACGCGGTGCCCATCGTATTCCAGAACATATTGATGCCACTGTGGCGGCAGCTGTTGCAGCGCCAGCAGGAGTTCGGCCAGACCAGCGAATGGCTGTTCTACGACGGTTTCCTGCGTTCGCGTGTCGCACAACGGCTCTTGCTCAAGCGTGATTCACCCTCGCGACGTCTGTTGGTCACTGCCATCGCCGGCCAATGCCGCGAACTGGAGCTATTGGTCACGGCGTTGTTCCTGTCGAAGGCGGACGTGGGCATCAGGCTGTTGACGGTGGGCCAGCCGTTCGATGAGTTGACCCTGGTGTGCCAGAAGGTGAAACCGGTGGCGCTGGTACTGATGTCCAACCATGCCCCTGGGGCTGAATTGCCCAAGCGCCTGAACAAACTGGCGATGAGCCTGGATTGCCCCTTGATGCTGGCGGGCGACGCTTCCGATTTGATGCAGGATTGCCTGGCGGGATCGTCGATCGGCTGCCTGGGCAATGAAGGGACGGTGATGAGCCAGCGCTTGCGTCAGTTGCTGGCGGGAAGCCTGGACACCTGA
- the folX gene encoding dihydroneopterin triphosphate 2'-epimerase has translation MPQLQPAMARIRVKDLRLRTFIGINEEEILNKQDVLINLTILYPAQDAVRDNDIDHALNYRTITKAIIAHVEGNRFALLERLTQELLDLVMANESVQYAEVEVDKPHALRFAESVSITLAASRATS, from the coding sequence ATGCCACAACTTCAGCCAGCCATGGCGCGCATCCGGGTCAAGGACCTGCGCCTGCGCACCTTCATCGGTATCAACGAGGAGGAGATCCTCAACAAGCAGGATGTGTTGATCAACCTGACCATCCTGTATCCGGCCCAGGACGCGGTTCGCGACAACGACATCGATCACGCGCTGAACTACCGCACCATCACCAAGGCGATCATCGCCCACGTGGAAGGCAATCGCTTTGCCCTGCTCGAACGCCTGACCCAGGAGCTGCTGGATCTGGTCATGGCCAATGAGTCGGTGCAGTACGCCGAGGTCGAAGTGGACAAGCCCCATGCCCTGCGATTCGCCGAGTCGGTGTCGATTACCCTTGCAGCAAGCCGGGCTACTTCGTAG
- a CDS encoding class II aldolase/adducin family protein, which yields MSVAPIQSTLSIKDQVSTAEWQTRVDLAACYRLVALHGWDDLIFTHISAKIPGTEDFLINPFGMMFHEITASSLVKVDQAGNKLMDSPYEINPAGYTIHSAVHEVRHDVACVLHTHTAAGVAVSAQKQGVLPISQQSLFVLSSLACHPYEGVALNHEEKARLQADLGDSNFLLLHNHGLLTCGGTIADTFLMMFTFQRACEIQVLAQNGGAELIAIDAPILAGAKAMIAAVTRSAQGMGGALAWPALLRKLDQQDQGYRS from the coding sequence GTGAGCGTAGCGCCCATCCAATCGACACTCAGCATCAAGGACCAGGTCAGCACCGCCGAATGGCAAACCCGCGTCGATCTTGCCGCCTGTTACCGACTGGTGGCGTTGCATGGCTGGGATGACCTGATCTTCACGCATATCTCCGCCAAGATTCCCGGCACCGAGGACTTCCTGATCAACCCGTTCGGGATGATGTTCCACGAGATCACCGCGTCCAGCCTGGTCAAGGTCGATCAGGCCGGCAACAAGCTCATGGACAGCCCCTACGAGATCAATCCGGCCGGCTACACCATTCACAGCGCAGTGCACGAAGTGCGCCACGATGTAGCCTGTGTGTTGCATACCCACACCGCTGCCGGCGTCGCCGTATCGGCCCAGAAGCAAGGGGTGCTGCCCATCAGCCAGCAATCCCTGTTCGTGCTGTCGAGCCTGGCCTGTCACCCTTATGAGGGCGTTGCCCTCAATCACGAAGAGAAGGCCCGTCTGCAGGCAGACCTGGGCGACAGCAACTTCCTGTTGCTGCACAACCATGGACTGCTGACTTGCGGCGGGACCATCGCCGATACCTTCCTGATGATGTTCACCTTTCAGCGGGCCTGTGAGATCCAGGTACTGGCACAAAATGGCGGGGCCGAGCTGATTGCCATCGATGCGCCGATACTGGCCGGTGCCAAGGCGATGATCGCCGCAGTCACCAGGAGTGCCCAGGGCATGGGGGGCGCGCTGGCGTGGCCGGCGTTGCTGCGCAAGCTCGATCAACAAGACCAGGGGTATAGAAGCTGA
- the folM gene encoding dihydromonapterin reductase produces the protein MPSANAPILLTGAAQRVGLHCAQRLLDEGHAVIATYRTERPGVQTLRDRGATVLYADFSNEAGILAFVEQLKQHTDRLRAIVHNASAWLVETPGDETAAFNAMFGVHMLAPYLINLHCAQLLLRSSPADIVHISDDVTRKGSSRHIAYCATKAGLESLTLSFAAKYAPAIKVNGIAPALLLFNPGDDAAYRAKALAKSALGIEPGSEVIYQSLRYLLDNPYVTGTTLTVNGGRHLK, from the coding sequence ATGCCCAGTGCCAACGCTCCGATCCTGCTCACCGGCGCAGCCCAGCGCGTCGGCCTGCATTGCGCCCAGCGACTGCTGGACGAAGGTCACGCGGTGATCGCCACCTATCGCACCGAACGTCCCGGCGTACAGACGCTGCGTGATCGGGGGGCGACCGTGCTATACGCCGATTTTTCCAATGAGGCGGGGATCCTGGCCTTCGTCGAGCAACTCAAGCAGCACACCGACCGGCTGCGGGCCATCGTGCACAACGCCTCGGCATGGCTGGTCGAAACACCCGGCGACGAAACGGCAGCCTTCAACGCGATGTTCGGCGTACACATGCTCGCGCCCTATCTGATCAACCTGCATTGCGCGCAGCTGCTGCTGCGCTCGAGCCCCGCGGACATCGTGCATATCAGCGATGACGTGACACGCAAGGGCAGCAGCAGGCACATCGCCTATTGCGCCACAAAGGCCGGCCTCGAAAGCCTGACGCTGTCCTTCGCGGCGAAGTATGCACCCGCCATCAAGGTCAACGGCATCGCCCCCGCCCTGCTACTGTTCAACCCCGGAGACGACGCGGCGTACCGGGCCAAGGCCCTGGCCAAGTCGGCACTGGGCATCGAGCCCGGTAGCGAAGTGATCTACCAGAGCCTGCGTTACCTGCTGGACAACCCCTATGTCACCGGCACGACCCTGACCGTCAACGGCGGGCGGCACCTCAAATAG
- a CDS encoding flavodoxin yields the protein MKIAILCGSVYGTAEEVARHAATLLGEAGFETLCNPRATLADIQAFGPQALLAVTSTTGMGELPDNLMPLYSAIRDQLPAFFRGLPGAVIGLGDASYGDTFCGGGEQMRELFAELGVAEVLPMLRLDASESVTPETDAQPWLGELIEALRR from the coding sequence ATGAAAATCGCCATCCTTTGCGGTTCGGTATACGGCACCGCCGAAGAAGTCGCCCGCCATGCCGCCACCCTGCTCGGCGAGGCCGGTTTCGAAACCCTGTGCAACCCCCGGGCGACCCTGGCGGACATCCAGGCATTCGGCCCGCAGGCCTTGCTGGCCGTGACGTCCACCACCGGCATGGGAGAACTGCCGGATAACCTGATGCCCTTGTATTCGGCCATTCGCGACCAGTTGCCCGCCTTCTTTCGCGGTTTGCCAGGTGCCGTGATCGGCCTGGGAGATGCCAGCTACGGCGACACTTTCTGCGGCGGTGGCGAGCAGATGCGCGAATTGTTCGCCGAACTTGGGGTGGCCGAGGTGCTGCCTATGCTGCGCCTGGATGCCAGCGAAAGCGTCACGCCGGAAACCGATGCGCAGCCTTGGCTGGGAGAGTTGATCGAGGCCCTGCGTCGTTGA
- the cysZ gene encoding sulfate transporter CysZ, translated as MPAPVLSGPQYLQEGLKLVLSPGLRLFVLLPLAINLLLFIGLIYLAGHQFSLWVDTLMPSLPDWLSFLSYILWPLFVVLVVLMVFFTFTMLANIIAAPFNGFLAEKVEVVIRGTDDFPAFSWGELVAMIPRTLSREARKLGYFLPRALGLFVLSFVPVLNLVAAPLWLLFGVWMMAIQYIDYPADNHKLGWNEMLAWLREKRWQSLGFGGSVYLVLLIPVVNILMMPAAVAGATLFWVREQGAETALARQG; from the coding sequence ATGCCTGCCCCCGTCCTGTCGGGCCCGCAATATCTGCAAGAAGGTCTCAAGCTGGTCCTGAGCCCGGGCCTGCGCCTGTTCGTCCTGCTCCCGCTGGCCATCAACCTGCTGCTGTTCATCGGCCTGATCTACCTGGCCGGCCATCAATTCAGCCTGTGGGTCGACACCCTGATGCCGTCGCTGCCGGACTGGCTGAGCTTTCTCAGCTACATCCTCTGGCCGCTGTTCGTGGTCCTGGTGGTGCTGATGGTGTTCTTCACGTTCACCATGCTCGCCAATATCATCGCCGCCCCCTTCAATGGCTTCCTCGCGGAAAAAGTCGAAGTGGTGATCCGGGGTACCGATGATTTCCCGGCCTTCAGCTGGGGCGAACTGGTGGCCATGATTCCCCGAACCCTTTCCCGGGAAGCCCGCAAGCTCGGCTACTTCCTGCCCCGTGCCCTTGGCCTGTTCGTGCTGTCGTTCGTGCCGGTGCTCAATCTGGTGGCCGCGCCGCTGTGGCTGTTGTTCGGCGTGTGGATGATGGCCATCCAGTACATCGACTACCCGGCGGACAACCACAAGCTGGGCTGGAACGAAATGCTCGCCTGGCTGCGGGAAAAACGCTGGCAGAGCCTGGGCTTTGGCGGCAGCGTGTACCTGGTGCTGCTGATCCCGGTGGTCAACATCCTCATGATGCCGGCGGCAGTGGCCGGGGCGACCCTGTTCTGGGTGCGCGAGCAAGGCGCCGAGACCGCACTGGCCCGCCAGGGCTGA
- a CDS encoding SDR family oxidoreductase codes for MSESVRFEDKVVIVTGAGGGLGRAHALLFARQGARVVVNDLGGSAQGEGANASAADRVVAEIREAGGIAEANHDSVTDGDKLVQNALDVFGRVDVVVNNAGILRDKTFHKMDDADWDLVYRVHVEGAYKVTRAAWPHLREQNYGRVIFTASTSGIYGNFGQSNYGMAKLGLYGLTRTLAIEGRKNNILVNAIAPTGGTRMTEGLMPPQVFEQLKPELVSPLVVYLASEACQETSGLFEVGGGWIGKVRWERSLGAGFDPNKGFSPEDVAAHWQQICDFKDAVHPNDNLEALKEMMANLQRYAV; via the coding sequence ATGAGTGAATCTGTGCGCTTCGAAGATAAAGTGGTGATCGTCACCGGAGCTGGCGGTGGCCTGGGGCGGGCCCATGCCCTGCTGTTCGCCAGGCAAGGCGCCCGGGTAGTGGTCAACGATCTTGGTGGTTCCGCCCAGGGCGAGGGGGCCAACGCCTCGGCGGCGGATCGGGTGGTGGCTGAGATTCGCGAGGCCGGCGGTATTGCCGAGGCAAACCACGACTCGGTCACTGATGGCGACAAACTGGTACAGAATGCCCTCGACGTGTTCGGCCGGGTCGATGTGGTGGTGAACAACGCCGGTATCCTGCGGGACAAGACCTTCCACAAGATGGACGATGCCGATTGGGACCTGGTCTATCGCGTCCATGTCGAGGGCGCCTACAAAGTCACCCGTGCCGCATGGCCGCACCTGCGCGAGCAGAATTATGGCCGGGTGATCTTCACGGCCTCGACCTCGGGGATCTATGGCAATTTCGGCCAGTCCAACTACGGCATGGCCAAGCTCGGCCTGTATGGCCTGACGCGCACTTTGGCCATTGAAGGTCGCAAGAACAACATCCTGGTCAATGCCATCGCGCCTACTGGCGGCACCCGCATGACCGAAGGCCTGATGCCGCCGCAGGTGTTCGAACAGCTCAAGCCCGAACTGGTCAGCCCGCTGGTGGTGTACCTGGCCAGCGAAGCCTGTCAGGAAACTTCCGGGTTGTTCGAGGTGGGTGGCGGCTGGATAGGCAAGGTGCGCTGGGAACGCAGCCTCGGTGCCGGATTCGATCCGAACAAGGGTTTTTCCCCCGAAGACGTCGCCGCCCATTGGCAGCAGATCTGTGATTTCAAGGACGCAGTCCACCCGAACGACAACCTGGAAGCATTGAAGGAGATGATGGCGAATCTGCAACGCTACGCCGTTTGA
- a CDS encoding alpha/beta fold hydrolase: MPMVQVPLRIWRQRGQTFMFRGHAIRYWAAGHGEPLLLIHGFPTASWDWHYLWQPLAQRYRVIACDMLGFGDSAKPVDHIYSLLEQADLQQALLEHLNVRQAVHLLAHDYGDSVAQELIARHCEARIDIASCVFLNGGLFPETHRPVLVQRLLLGPLGWLVARAFSREGLAKSFRRIFGPWTGPSESELDDYWSLVHSNGGPRIMHKLIRYIPERRVQRDRWVHAMQRGEVPMRVIDGGFDPISGAHMVARYEALIPNADTVLLPDIGHYPQAEAPVQVLKHYLAFRAGIPGPVRQVVYS; this comes from the coding sequence ATGCCTATGGTGCAGGTTCCCCTGCGCATCTGGCGCCAGCGCGGCCAGACCTTCATGTTCCGGGGGCATGCCATCCGGTACTGGGCGGCGGGGCACGGTGAACCGTTGCTGCTGATCCACGGGTTCCCCACCGCCAGTTGGGATTGGCACTACCTGTGGCAACCCCTGGCCCAGCGCTATCGGGTGATTGCCTGCGACATGCTCGGGTTTGGTGATTCCGCCAAGCCGGTGGATCACATCTACAGCCTGCTGGAGCAGGCCGATCTGCAGCAGGCGCTGTTGGAGCACCTGAATGTCAGGCAAGCGGTTCACCTGTTGGCCCACGATTATGGGGACAGCGTGGCCCAGGAACTGATCGCTCGTCATTGCGAGGCACGTATCGACATCGCCAGTTGCGTGTTCCTCAACGGCGGCCTGTTTCCGGAGACCCATCGTCCGGTGCTGGTGCAAAGGTTGTTGCTCGGTCCTTTGGGCTGGCTGGTGGCCCGGGCCTTTTCCCGCGAGGGCCTGGCCAAGAGTTTTCGGCGGATCTTCGGGCCATGGACCGGCCCCAGCGAAAGCGAACTGGACGATTACTGGAGCCTGGTGCACAGCAACGGCGGCCCACGGATCATGCACAAACTCATCCGCTACATTCCCGAACGCCGTGTGCAGCGCGATCGCTGGGTGCACGCGATGCAGCGCGGCGAAGTGCCCATGCGGGTCATCGATGGTGGGTTCGATCCGATTTCCGGTGCGCACATGGTAGCGCGCTACGAGGCGCTGATTCCCAATGCGGATACGGTGCTGCTGCCCGACATCGGCCACTATCCGCAGGCGGAGGCACCGGTGCAGGTGCTCAAGCATTACCTGGCGTTCCGTGCGGGCATCCCTGGGCCGGTGCGGCAGGTGGTGTACTCGTGA
- the trxB gene encoding thioredoxin-disulfide reductase, with product MSEVRHSRVIILGSGPAGYSAAVYAARANLKPLLITGMQAGGQLTTTTEVDNWPGDVHGLTGPALMERMKEHAERFETEIVFDHINAVDFAAKPYTLTGDSATYTCDALIIATGASARYLGLPSEEAFMGKGVSACATCDGFFYRNKPVAVVGGGNTAVEEALYLANIASTVTLIHRRETFRAEKILIDKLNARVAEGKIILKLNATLDEVLGDNMGVTGARLKNNDGSFDEIKVDGVFIAIGHTPNTSLFEGQLELKDGYLVVKGGRDGNATATSVEGIFAAGDVADHVYRQAITSAGAGCMAALDTERYLDGLQNASF from the coding sequence ATGTCTGAAGTCCGTCATTCTCGAGTGATTATTCTCGGTTCCGGCCCTGCCGGTTATAGCGCCGCGGTCTACGCGGCCCGTGCCAACCTCAAGCCGCTGCTGATCACCGGCATGCAGGCCGGCGGTCAATTGACCACCACCACCGAAGTCGACAACTGGCCGGGCGACGTCCATGGCCTGACCGGCCCGGCGTTGATGGAGCGCATGAAGGAACACGCCGAGCGTTTCGAGACTGAAATCGTTTTCGACCATATCAATGCCGTGGATTTCGCAGCCAAGCCCTACACCCTGACCGGCGACAGCGCGACCTATACCTGCGATGCCCTGATCATCGCCACTGGCGCGAGCGCTCGTTACCTGGGCCTGCCTTCGGAAGAAGCCTTCATGGGCAAAGGGGTTTCGGCCTGCGCCACCTGCGACGGTTTCTTCTACCGCAACAAGCCGGTGGCAGTGGTCGGTGGCGGCAATACCGCTGTAGAGGAAGCTCTCTACCTGGCCAATATCGCCAGCACGGTGACCTTGATCCACCGTCGCGAGACTTTCCGCGCCGAGAAGATCCTGATCGACAAGCTCAATGCTCGCGTCGCCGAAGGCAAGATCATCCTCAAGCTCAACGCGACCCTGGACGAAGTGCTGGGCGACAACATGGGCGTGACCGGTGCTCGCCTGAAGAACAACGACGGCAGCTTCGACGAGATCAAGGTTGACGGCGTGTTCATCGCCATCGGCCACACTCCGAACACGTCGTTGTTCGAAGGCCAGCTGGAACTCAAGGACGGCTACCTGGTGGTCAAGGGCGGCCGCGACGGCAACGCCACTGCCACCAGCGTCGAAGGTATCTTCGCGGCCGGCGACGTGGCCGACCACGTCTACCGCCAGGCCATCACCTCGGCCGGCGCCGGTTGCATGGCAGCACTGGACACCGAGCGCTACCTGGACGGCCTGCAGAACGCTTCGTTCTGA
- the folE gene encoding GTP cyclohydrolase I FolE: MALSLPQHYREILIGLGENPEREGLLDTPLRAAKAMQYLCHGYEQSVEQIVNGALFASDNDEMVIVADIELYSLCEHHLLPFIGKAHVAYIPTGKVLGLSKIARLVDMFARRLQIQENLTRQIADAVQQVTQAAGVAVVIEAQHMCMMMRGVEKQNSTMNTSVMLGAFRESSTTRQEFLQLIRRSN, encoded by the coding sequence ATGGCGTTATCCCTGCCACAGCATTACCGCGAAATCCTCATCGGCCTGGGGGAAAACCCCGAGCGCGAGGGCTTGCTCGATACCCCGCTGCGCGCCGCCAAGGCCATGCAGTACCTTTGCCACGGCTACGAGCAGAGCGTGGAGCAGATCGTCAACGGCGCGCTGTTCGCCTCGGACAACGATGAGATGGTGATCGTCGCCGACATCGAGCTCTATTCCTTGTGCGAACATCACCTGCTGCCCTTCATCGGCAAGGCCCATGTGGCTTATATTCCTACGGGCAAGGTCCTGGGGCTGTCGAAGATCGCCCGGTTGGTGGACATGTTCGCCCGTCGCCTGCAGATCCAGGAGAACCTCACCCGGCAGATCGCCGACGCGGTGCAGCAGGTCACCCAGGCCGCCGGCGTGGCGGTGGTGATCGAAGCCCAGCACATGTGCATGATGATGCGCGGTGTCGAAAAACAGAACTCGACCATGAATACCTCGGTGATGCTTGGCGCCTTCCGCGAGTCCAGCACCACCCGCCAGGAGTTCCTGCAATTGATTCGACGGAGCAACTAA
- a CDS encoding HopJ type III effector protein, with translation MPDLNTFRSQLKSGEHAFADTLAFIAAGYDYQPRAFNNGGVQNAAGQNEGSCKTLGLALLEGLSDEEALLAFGEHYRSVLATPEGSDHGNIRALMVHGLAGVKFDELPLQRR, from the coding sequence ATGCCTGACCTGAACACCTTTCGCAGCCAACTCAAGAGCGGCGAGCACGCCTTCGCCGACACCCTGGCCTTTATCGCCGCCGGCTACGATTACCAGCCCCGCGCCTTCAATAACGGCGGCGTGCAAAACGCCGCCGGGCAGAACGAAGGCTCGTGCAAGACCCTGGGCCTGGCCTTGCTCGAAGGATTGAGCGACGAAGAAGCGCTGCTGGCGTTCGGCGAACATTACCGCTCGGTGCTGGCCACGCCCGAAGGCAGTGATCACGGCAATATCCGCGCGCTGATGGTTCATGGGCTGGCAGGTGTGAAGTTCGACGAGTTGCCGCTGCAACGGCGCTGA
- a CDS encoding 2-aminoadipate transaminase — translation MSSETISQSISIVHPVSLSHGRNAEVWDTEGKRYIDFVGGIGVLNLGHCHPRIVEAIREQATRLTHYAFNAAPHVPYIELMERLTAFIPVDYPISGMLTNSGAEAAENALKIVRGATGRTAVIAFDGAFHGRTLATLNLNGKVAPYKQKVGVLPGPVYHLPYPSPDNGVSCADALKAMERLFSVEIDVNDVACFIVEPVQGEAGFLALDVSFAQALRQFCDDKGIVLIIDEIQSGFGRTGQRFAFSRLGIEPDLILLGKSIAGGVPLGAVVGRKALLDNLPKGGLGGTYSGNPIACAAALATLDEMTDANLHAWGVQQEEAIVSRYESWRSRGLSPYLGRLTGVGAMRGIELSQSDGTPASAQLTQLLALARESGLLLMPSGKSRHIVRLLAPLTTEPAVLEEGLDILEACLAKLA, via the coding sequence ATGAGCAGCGAAACCATCAGCCAATCGATTTCCATCGTGCATCCCGTCAGCCTCAGCCACGGCAGGAACGCCGAGGTCTGGGACACCGAGGGCAAACGCTACATCGACTTCGTAGGCGGTATCGGCGTGTTGAACCTCGGCCATTGTCATCCGCGCATTGTCGAGGCGATCCGCGAACAGGCTACGCGGCTGACTCACTACGCGTTCAATGCCGCGCCCCATGTTCCCTACATCGAATTGATGGAACGCCTGACGGCGTTCATACCGGTGGATTACCCGATCAGCGGCATGCTCACCAACAGCGGCGCCGAGGCGGCGGAGAACGCCCTGAAGATCGTGCGGGGCGCCACGGGCCGTACCGCCGTGATCGCGTTTGACGGCGCCTTTCACGGTCGCACCCTGGCGACCCTCAACCTCAACGGCAAGGTCGCGCCTTACAAGCAGAAAGTCGGTGTGCTGCCCGGGCCGGTGTATCACTTGCCCTATCCCAGCCCGGACAACGGCGTGTCCTGTGCCGACGCCTTGAAGGCCATGGAGCGGTTGTTCAGCGTCGAGATCGATGTCAACGACGTGGCCTGTTTCATTGTCGAACCGGTCCAGGGCGAAGCCGGCTTCCTCGCGCTGGACGTATCCTTCGCCCAGGCCCTGCGCCAGTTCTGCGACGACAAGGGCATCGTGCTGATCATCGATGAAATCCAGTCCGGATTCGGGCGTACCGGCCAGCGCTTTGCCTTCTCCCGATTGGGCATCGAACCCGACCTGATCCTGCTGGGAAAAAGTATTGCCGGTGGCGTGCCCCTCGGTGCGGTGGTAGGCCGCAAAGCGTTGCTGGACAACCTGCCCAAGGGTGGCCTGGGCGGTACCTACTCGGGTAACCCCATCGCCTGCGCCGCCGCACTGGCGACCCTGGACGAAATGACCGATGCCAACCTGCACGCCTGGGGCGTGCAACAGGAAGAGGCGATCGTCAGCCGCTACGAATCCTGGCGCAGCCGCGGGCTAAGCCCTTACCTGGGTCGCCTGACCGGCGTCGGCGCAATGCGCGGCATCGAGCTGAGCCAGTCCGACGGCACCCCGGCTTCGGCACAATTGACGCAACTACTGGCCCTGGCACGGGAATCGGGCCTGCTGTTGATGCCCAGTGGCAAGTCGCGACACATCGTGCGGCTGCTGGCGCCGTTGACGACCGAGCCGGCAGTGCTGGAAGAGGGGCTGGATATTCTGGAGGCGTGCCTGGCGAAGCTGGCCTGA
- a CDS encoding PAS domain-containing protein, which yields MINAQLMQLVINASNDGIVIAEKEGDEDNILIYVNPAFERLTGYSRDEILYQDCRFLQSGDRDQPSLEHIRETLKQGGACREVLRNYRKDGTPFWNELSLSTVKNAADGHTYFVGVQKDVTVQVRAQNRIAQLEKELADARATIARLEATNGTNKTAN from the coding sequence ATGATCAATGCGCAGCTGATGCAACTGGTGATAAACGCTTCCAACGACGGAATCGTCATCGCCGAAAAGGAAGGCGACGAGGACAACATCCTCATCTATGTGAACCCGGCCTTCGAGCGGCTGACCGGCTATAGCCGGGACGAGATCCTCTATCAGGACTGTCGTTTCCTGCAATCGGGCGATCGCGACCAGCCCTCGCTCGAGCACATACGCGAGACGTTGAAGCAGGGCGGTGCCTGCCGGGAAGTGCTGCGCAACTATCGCAAGGATGGCACGCCGTTCTGGAACGAATTGTCACTGTCGACGGTTAAGAACGCAGCTGACGGCCATACGTACTTCGTGGGCGTGCAGAAAGACGTGACGGTCCAGGTCAGGGCACAGAACCGCATTGCGCAGCTGGAAAAGGAACTGGCGGACGCCCGGGCCACGATTGCTCGTCTTGAAGCGACGAATGGCACAAACAAAACGGCGAATTAA